The DNA segment TTCGGTAGCCACGGCTCGGCAGATGCCGACCACCGTGCGCCGCGTCGGGAGCGCGATATCGGCGGGCTGTTGCTGGGTAGCGAGCGCAAGCTGGGCAACTGGCTCGCCGGTGTGATGGGCGGCTATTCGGCCACCTCGATGGAGGTACAGGGCGCTGATGCGGATATCCACAGCCTGCACTTGGGGGCCTACGCCGGCACCAAGATCTACAACCAGATCGGCGTGAAACTGGGCGCTGCCTTGAGTGGCCATGACGGCGACAGCCGTGCTGCTGATGCGGACAGCGGTCAGGTGTTCGGCGAACTCAGCTACTCGCTGGATTTCCGCGACTTCAGCGCCGAGGGTTTCGGCGAGCTGGCCTACGTGCGAGCGGACAGCGATTCCCTCGGCGCCCTAGGCCGCCAGCGCGACGAGATCGGCTACAGCACCTTCGGCCTGCGTGGCACCACGCGCATCGACCTAGCGTCGGGCCGGCGCCTGACCGCACGCATCAGTCCGAGCTGGAGGCATGCGTTCAGCGACAGCCGATTGGAAGACGAGAGCGGTGCCGCCGTGGCGTTGACCCGGGATGCCTTCCGGCTGGATGCGGGGCTCGACTACCAGATCACCGAACAGGCCTATGCGGGGCTGTTCTACAACGGCACTTACGCCGAGGATGCGCGGGACAATGGGCTTACGGCGCGGGTGAGTCTGAGGTTCTGACCTATGTAGGATGGGTTGAGCCTGCGAAACCCATCAATCCTGCGATGGGTTTCGCTCCGCTCGCGGAACGCTGCCCGACCCATCCTATGAGAGAGCCCTGAATCGCGTCGTACTCAGATTTCCTGCATGTCGAAGTCGTTCTTGCCGACTCCGCAGTCCGGGCAGATCCAGTCATCCGGCACGTCGGTCCAGGGCGTGCCGGCGGGGATACCCTCGTCGGGCCAGCCCTTGGCTTCGTCGTAGATCAGGCCGCAGACCACACAAATCCAGGTTTTCATGCCGCTACCTCATGCTTGCAGCTGTGCTCGGGGAAGGCGCGCGCCCAGGGGCGCACGTTGTCGCGATCATAGAGGGGGCGGGGCGCTGCCCGTGCCCTAACCAAGGGTGGGTTGGGCCGGTTGGGTGGCTGGTTGTTCCTTGGGGTTCCAGCGGTTGGCTCGGGCGAAGGTGCCAAAGTCGTTGAAGCGCACGCCCATCTCGCGCATTACCTTGTGTGCCACCGGCGCGGTCAGTTGGCGGATGTAGAAGGGCTCCTTGACCACGAAGTGGTGGATGGCGTGGGTGCTGCCGAAGTTGAAGCAGAACGCCTGCAGCGGCCACATCCACCATGGGTTTAGCACCTGGGTCTGCTGAATGACATTGCCCGGTTCGACATCACCGTAGTAGTGCATGTTGGAGCTGACGAAGTGCAGGCAGAAGGTGCGCAGCACGTTCGGTCCCACCAGTACCACCACCGCGATGTTGACGAGGTGCATCGCCTCCAGGGTGCCGGTGGACCAGGCGACAGGCGTACCAATGGACGAGGACAGCGCGTCGACGGCATGGAAGCCGAGGAAGACGTACCAGGTGCCCCAGTTCAGCAGCGCCAGCGGCGCGTACACCTTCAGGGTGCGCCAGAGGATGCTGCGCTTGTGCGCCCAGCTCTTCGCCCGGCCCATGCGGATCAGCGACGACATCACGTTGTCTCCCACCATCAGCAGGCGCGCCAGGCCCCAGGGTTCGCCGTTGGTGATGGCGCGCTCTTCCATGTCGGTCTCGGTGCCGGACGCCTTGTGGTGGTTGAGGTGCAGGTGACGGCGAATCCAGGGGTTGATGGTGCTCGGTCGCGCCATCCAGACCAGTGCCATCATCAGGTTGTGCGGCACCTTGCGCTTGCGGAAGTACATGCTGTGGATCAGGTCGTGCTCCAGCTCGTGGGTCAACGACGCGAAGAACGCATTGAGCAGCAGGCAGGCCCACCAGGCGATCTGTCCGCCCAGGTAGAGCGCGGCCGAGCCGACCATGCCGGCCAGGGCGAAGGCGAGGATGCCGGCGCCGATGGTGTCCTGATGATTCAACACGGGGTAGCGCTGGCGCAGCGCGTTTCCGCGGGCCATCACCACTTCACGAATATGCGCTGATCGCTGCTGGTCATTCAGCGTGCGGGGGCTTGCAGGCTTGGCAGACATGCTTCCATCCTCTTGTTGGAGATGGCTCTACTTTGCCGCCGCAGAATGCCGCCTCGCCCGACCGAGCACGCCAACCTGTTGACCGGAAACGCCAACCTGCATGAGCGAACCTACTACCCTCGCCAGTTGGACCCGAGCGCTGCGCAAGCAGCTGGATGCGCTTGGCCTCGACAGCGCCGCGTTGTGCCGCCACGCCCAGCTCGACCCAGCGTTGATGGACGACCCCAACGCGCGCTACCCGCTGTCCGCCACCACGCGCCTCTGGCAGTTGGCGGTAGAGGCCAGCGGCGACCCGGCCCTGGGGCTGAAGATTTCCACCTACGTCAGCCCCACCACCTTCCACGCACTGGGCTACGCCCTGGTGGCCAGCGGCAGCCTGCGGGAAGTCTTCGAGCGCATCGTGCGTTATCACCAGGTGGTCAGCGACGCGCTGGAGCTGGAGCTGTCCCGCGAGGGCGAGCGCTACCTGTTCCGCTTGCGGGTGCGCGACGATGGCTTCGAACCTGCCCCGGAAGCGGTGGATGCCTTCGCCGCCATCTACGTGCGCACCTGCCGTAACCGCATTGGCCGCGACTATGCGCCGCTCGCTGTGCACCTGCGCCGGCCGCCGCCAGCGAACCCGCAACCTTGGCACGACGTGTTCCGCGCGCCATTGGCCTTTGGTGCCGATGAGAACCTGCTGGAGTTCGCGGTGGAGGATTTCGAGCGGCCGCTGGACGACGCCAACTCCGAGCTGGCCGAACACAACGAAGCGGTGCTCAAGCGCACCCTGGAGCAGCTCCAGCAACCGACCTGGTCGCGCAAGGTGCGCGCGTGCCTGGAGGCCCAACTGCCCAATGGCGAGCCATCCGCCGAGCGCATCGCCCAGTCCCTGCACCTGAGCCTGCGCAGCCTGCAGCGGCATCTGGCAGAGGAGGGCTGCAGCTACGAGCAACTGCTGGGCGACACTCGCCAGGCGCTGGCGCTGGCCTATATGCGTGACCCGCGATGCTCCATCAGCGAGATTGCCTATCTGCTCGGTTTTTCCGACACCAGCAGCTTCAGCCGCGCCTTCAAGCGCTGGACCGGACAGAGCCCGAGCCAGTATCGGGATGGCCTGCCGCGCTAAATCCGGGTTCGAACATCCCGCGTAGGGTGCGCCGCGCGCACCGGACCTACGGAGTCATTGGTGCACACACAGCGCACCCTACAGCTTGCCCTGCGCCGCACGGCGCAGCAGGTCCGGGGAGAGGATTTCGATCTCCCCGTAGTTCAGGTGCAGGGCGTCCTGGGCTTCCAGGTCCTTGAGGATCTGGTTGGTGGTCTGCCGCGATAGCGCCAGCATCATTGCCAGCTGTTCCTGGGCCAGGTGAATGATTCGCCGCTGGCGGGTGCCTGCGCCGTAGCCTTCGGCAATCATCAGCAGCCGTCGCGCCAGGCGCTGGGGCGCCGGCAGCAGGCTCATTTCCTCCAGGGCAATGAAAGCCAGGCGCAACTTCTGGCTCATCAGCAGGGCGAAATCGCGCCAGTGCTCCGGTCGCCGTTGCAGCAAGGCCAGCAGCGGCGCCTGGGGAACGTTGAGCAGGGACACCCGGCCTTCGGCGAACGCATCGTGGGTGCGTGGCTGGCCGTCGAACAGGGAGATCTCGCCGAACCAGTGCGGCGGCTCCACCAGCACCAGCAAGGCCTCCTTGCCGCTCTCGCTGATGCTCCCGACCCGGATCGCGCCTTCCAGCACCGCGTAGAGCCCGCAGGGCGGATCGCCACGGCGGAAAAGCCGCTGGCCGGGCTCCAGCCGCCGCAGCTGGGCCATGGCCAGGAGTTCGTCCTGCAGGCTGGCCGGCAACTGGCTAAACCATTGGCCGGTGAGCAGGAGATCGTGGTGATGATTGAGTTCGGTCATGGGCTTTGTCGGCTAGCTGACAGAGGTTGTCCGGGGCATGACGCCATTATCGGCGCAATTGCCCGCAAACCTGAGGACACAATAATGAAAACCCTCATCGACCAACTCGGCCAGTACGCCGAGTACCACCGTGACCGCCGCAACATCGCCACCCACTTCGTCGGCATTCCGCTGATCGTGGTCGCCGTCGCCGTGCTGCTGTCGCGTCCGGGCACGGAGGCCTTCGGCCTCTGGCTGTCACCCGCGGCGCTGGCCAGCCTGGTGTCGGCCCTCTACTACGTCCGCCTCGACCGGCGTTACGGCCTGGTGATGACCGCGCTGCTGGTCGTCAGCCTGTGGATCGGCGCCACCCTCGCGGTCCAAGGCACCGCTACCTGGCTCGGTGCCGGGCTGGGGATGTTCGTCGTGGGCTGGGTGATCCAGTTCATCGGCCACTACTACGAGGGCCGCAAACCGGCATTTGTCGATGACCTGACCGGGCTGATCATCGGGCCGCTGTTCGTGGTCGCCGAACTGGGCTTCCTTCTGGGGCTGCGCAAGGACGTCGAGCACGCGGTGGAGGAGCATGCAGGGCCGACCTGCATTCGGGAGAAGAAGGCGGCGGTTTGAGCTGACGACGACACCCTCTCCCCCAACCCCCGCCCTGCGCCCCAGCCTGATCGCTTCGCGCTCAGTCGTTCATCGGCACAGGAAGCGGTGCTTCCAAAAGCGTGCCTCTTCACCCCTGAAGGGCGAGGGGAGCCAGTTCGTGCAGCGATGCAGCCTGTGCTTCGCTCCACTCCGAGTTGCCGGCTGCATTCATGGCTTCAGCCGCGAGTCACCCCTCTCCTCTTCAGGGAGGGGGGCGGGGGAGAGGGCGCTCTGCGCCAGAAACTGCCCACTCATCGACCGCGCATGGCGGTCCACCACCATCGGCGCGTACGGCCGGCCGGAGGCGCTGACCAGCGCGTTGCTCTGGCTGTTCATGTCGCTCAGGGCCGATTTCAGGAAGCTCCAGCGAGTCTTCAGCCTGGCGACCGCCGGGTCGCTCTTGTCGTCCAGCAGCGCCAGTTGCTGGTCAATGCTTGGCAGCAGGCGGCGCTCGTCCTGGCCGATGTAGGTATCGCCGTTCTCGCGGGCAATCTCGAAGGTGCCGATGTAGGCGCGGCTGAGGTACTGGACGTTGAGGTATTCCACCTTGGCCGGCAGATCCTCGGTGCCGGCCCGGGTGCGCGCGGCGATCAGGAAATCGCGCAGTGCCTTGGCCAGCTCCTGGGGATAGCGCCAGGGCACGTCTTCTTCGTTGTGACCGAAGGAAACGCCGCGCTCGAGCTGGGTAACAAGGATGTCACGGGCATTCACCAGATCGGCACCTGGCTCGCCGATGCGCTGGAAGGATGCCCCGAGCGCATCGAGGTCCGCGCGCATGCGCGCCGAGTGAGTGTCCTGGAAACCCTCGCCACGGAACAGCAGCAGGCTGGCGGTGGCTCGGCTGGCGTGGACCTGCACCCGCTCCAGGGATGCCAGATCGGCGGCGGGGGCTGGCATGGACAGTGCCAGGAGAAGGCTGAATAGCGGGTACAGCAGAACCTTGCGGATCATGGTGGGTGCTCCTGTTTTTGTTGTTCTGAGGAGTCGTTCAAGTGTCCGCACAGCCTACTGCGCCGCGCTTTCCACGCCACTACCCGAAAGAGTGATTTGCTGTGGGTGAATCAATGTTTTCAGGCGTCGGCAATCAGCGGCAAGTGACTGATCAGGGAATCGGCCACGCAGCATCCGTAGGCCGAGCGAGCTCAGCCTACGGATGTATTCAGCGAGGATCAGAACCCCGCCGCTTTCTGCCAGACCTTGGGCTTGAAGAACAGCGTCTCGCCGCGCACCAGGCCCACCAGGCTGTCGTGGTCCTTCACCACTTCGGCCTCGATCAGCTCGTCCTGGCCGTCCACCTTCAGGGTCACCCGCGTGATGGCGCCCAGCGGGCGGATGTCGCGGACTTCGGCGGCGCGGTGGTCGGCCACTTCAGAGCGCGACAGCGAGACTTCGTGCGGGCGGAACAGCAGGTGCTGGTCGTCGCCCAGGTGCAGGCGGTTGGAGTCGCCGAGGAAGTGGTACACGAAGTCGCTCGCGGGGTTCTCGTAGACCTCGCCCGGCGCACCGATCTGCTCGATCACGCCCTTGTTCATCACCACGATGCGGTCGGCCACTTCCATGGCTTCTTCCTGGTCGTGGGTGACGAACACGGAGGTCAGGTTGATCTCCTCGTGCAGGCGCGCCAGCCAGCGGCGCAGCTCCTTGCGCACCTTGGCGTCGAGGGCGCCGAAGGGTTCGTCCAGCAGCAGGATCTTCGGCTCCACTGCCAGGGCGCGGGCCAGGGCGATACGCTGGCGCTGGCCACCGGAGAGCTGCTCCGGGTAGCGGTCGGCGAGCCAGTCCAGCTGCACCATGTTCAGCAGCTCATGGACCTTGGCCTTGATCGCCGACTCGCTCGGGCGCTCGCGCTTGGGTTTCATGCGCAGGCCGAAGGCGACGTTGTCGAACACCGTCATGTGGCGGAAAAGGGCGTAGTGCTGGAACACGAAGCCGACATTGCGATCGCGCACGTCGTGCTGCGATACGTCCTCGCCGTGGAACACGATGCTGCCCACGTCCGGGGTTTCCAGGCCGGCGATGATCCGCAGCAGGGTGGTCTTGCCGCAGCCGGACGGGCCGAGCAGGGCCACCAGTTCGCCGCTGTGGATATCCAGGTTGATCTCGTTAAGCGCCTTGAAGGCGTTGAAGTTCTTGCTGACGTTGCGGATTTCAATGCTCACGGTGGTTATTCCTCATCAGCATTCGACTTGAGACGGGACAGACGCGACTCGCTCCACTGCTTGAGCAGAAGGATGCACAGGGCGAGCACCAGCAGCAGGCTGGCGACACTGAAGGCGGCGACGTGGTTGTACTCGTTGTAGAGAATCTCGACATGCAGCGGCAGGGTGTTGGTGACGCCGCGGATATGGCCGGACACCACCGATACCGCGCCGAACTCACCCATGGCCCGCGCGGTGCAGAGCACCACGCCGTAGATCAGGCCCCACTTGATGTTCGGCAGGGTCACGTGCCAGAACATCTGCCAGCCGTTGGCGCCCAGCAGGCGTGCGGCTTCTTCCTCCTGGGTGCCCTGCTCCTGCATCAGCGGGATCAGCTCGCGGGCGACGAAAGGGAAGGTCACGAAGATCGTGGCCAGGACGATGCCGGGTACGGCAAAGACGATCTGGATGTCGCGGTCCTGCAGCCACTCGCCGAAGTAACCCTGGGCGCCGAACAGCAGCACGTAGATCAGGCCGGCGATCACTGGCGAAACCGAGAACGGCAGGTCGATCAGGGTGACCAGCAGGCTTTTGCCGCGGAACTCGTACTTGCTCACGCACCAGGCGGCGGCCACGCCGAACACCAGGTTGAGCGGTACCGAGATGAACACGGCGATCAGGGTCAGCTTCAGCGCGGAGAGGGCGTCCGGCTCGAAGATGGCGGTAAAGAAGGTGCCCAGGCCTTCCTTCAGGGCCTCGCTCAACACCACCAGCAGCGGCAGCAGGAGGAACAGGGAGAAGGCCAGCCAGGCAGAAACGATCAGGATGCGGCGACCCAGTGCGCTGCCCCGGCGGGCGGCGTTGGCGGAGGACGCGGCGGTCAGGCTTGCGGAACTCATGGCGCTCTCCTCACGGGGTCTCGATGCGACGTTGCAGCAGGTTGATGAGCAGCAGCAGGACGAAGGCGACGACCAGCATCAGCACGCCGATGGCGGTGGCGCCGGTGTAGTCGTACTGGTCCAGCTTGACCATGATCAGCAGCGGCAGGATTTCGGTCTTCATCGGCATGTTGCCGGCGATGAAAATCACCGAGCCGTACTCGCCCACGCCACGGGCGAACGCCAGGGCGAAACCGGTCAGCCAGGCCGGCAGCAGGGCCGGCAGCAATACGTGGCGGCAGATCTGCAGCGGCCTGGCGCCCAGGCACGCGGCGGCTTCTTCCACCTCGCGGGGGATATCGGCCAGCACCGGCTGCACCGTCCGTACCACGAACGGCAGGGTGACGAAGGTCAGCGCGAGGGTGATGCCGAGCGGCGTGTAGGCGATCTTGAAACCGAGGTCGGTGGCGAACTGGCCCACCAGGCCGGCGGGCGCATAGAGGGCGGTGAGGGCAATGCCGGCAACCGCGGTGGGCAGCGCGAAGGGCAGGTCGACCATGGCGTCGATAACCTTGCGGCCGAAGAAGTCGTAGCGCACCAGTACCCAGGCCAGCAGTGTGCCAATGATGCCGTTGATCACGGCGGCGACCAGGGCGGTGCCGAAACTGAGTTTGAGCGCGGCGAGCACGCGGGGGGCGCTGATGATGGTCCAGAACTGAACCCAGGTCAGCTCGGTGGTCTTGAGGAACAGGGCACCCAGGGGGATCAGGACCAGCAGGCTGAGATACACCAGGGTGTATCCCAGGGTCAGCCCGAAGCCGGGTATGACCGGGGAGATGCGTCGTGACATGTTCTGTCCTTACTCTGCGTTGGAACGCTTGGATTCTCCGGAACCGGCCCCGTCGAGCCGCTTCCAGCAAACAGGCCCGATCCGTGGATCAGGCCTGGTTTTCGCTCCTTCCCTGGAGCGCTTTCGATGGGTTTCGCTCCGCTCTACCCATCCTACGGAACTGGTCTCGTAGGATGGGTAGAGCTTGCGAAACCCATCATCGTTATTGCGCCTGGTAGATCTGGTCGAAGATGCCGCCGTCGTTGAAGAACTTCGGTTGCGCTTCCTTCCAGCCGTTGAAGTCCTTGTCCACGGTCACGAGGTCGAGTTTCGGGAATTGTTTGGCGAACTCGGCCGCGACCTTCTCGTTACGAGGGCGGTAGAAGTTCTTCGCCGCGATGCGCTGGCCTTCCTCGCTGTACAGGTACTGCAGGTAGGCTTCGGCGACCTTGCGGGTGCCTTTCTTGTCGACGTTCTTGTCGACCACCGATACCGGCGGCTCGGCCAGGATCGACAGGCTCGGCGCGATGATCTCGAAGTTCTCGCCGCCTTGTTCCTTCAGCGCCAGGAAGGCTTCGTTTTCCCAGGCCAGCAGCACGTCGCCGATCTGGTTGTTGACGAAGGTGATGGTCGAGCCACGGGCGCCGGTGTCCAGCACCGGTACGTGCTTGTACAACTCCTTCACGTATTCCTGTGCCTTGGCGTCACTGCCGTACTGCTTCTTGGCCCAGGCCCAGGCGGCCAGGAAGTTCCAGCGGGCGCCGCCGGAGGTCTTCGGGTTCGGGGTGATGACTTCGACGCCTGCCTTGGTCAGGTCGCCCCAGTCCTTGATGCCCTTGGGGTTGCCCTTGCGGACCAGGAACACGATGGTCGAGGTGTAGGGGGTGCTGTTCTGCGGCAGGCGTGCCTGCCAGTTTTCCGGGATCAGCTTGCCGAGCTTCGAGAGCTCGTCGATGTCGCCGGCCAGGGCGAGGGTCACCACGTCGGCCTTCAGGCCGTCGATCACGGCGCGGGCCTGCTTGCCGGAGCCGCCGTGGGATTGCTGGACTTTCACGTTGTCGCCACCTTCGGCCTTCCAGTGCTTGGCGAAGGCAGCGTTGTATTCCTGGTAGAGCTCACGGGTCGGGTCGTAGGACACGTTGAGCAGCTCGGTGGCGGCGGCAGCCGGGCCGGCGATCAGGGCGCTGGCGAGGGCGGCGAGGGCGAAACGGCGAATCGACATTATCAAGCTCCTGGAAACTGGAATTCTTTTTGATGTTGGCTAAGGGCTGGCTTTCGTTCTTGTCGATGCGCCCTCCGGTTTTCCGGTCGGGCCGTCGGGAATCAGTTGTTACGTGGGTTCGGTTGCTGCAGGCGGAACTTTTCCTTGCGCTCGATCTGCACCACCTGGCCGTTGTGCACGGTGATTTCCACCGAGCCGAAACGCAGGCCATGCAGGGCGCTCTGGATTTCGCGCAGGATGCTGGCGTCGTCCTGGCCTTCCACGCTACGAAGGGTTGCGCTCATGCTCGTGCTCCTTGAATGGGGCCC comes from the Pseudomonas sp. TCU-HL1 genome and includes:
- the cysW gene encoding sulfate ABC transporter permease subunit CysW, whose amino-acid sequence is MSSASLTAASSANAARRGSALGRRILIVSAWLAFSLFLLLPLLVVLSEALKEGLGTFFTAIFEPDALSALKLTLIAVFISVPLNLVFGVAAAWCVSKYEFRGKSLLVTLIDLPFSVSPVIAGLIYVLLFGAQGYFGEWLQDRDIQIVFAVPGIVLATIFVTFPFVARELIPLMQEQGTQEEEAARLLGANGWQMFWHVTLPNIKWGLIYGVVLCTARAMGEFGAVSVVSGHIRGVTNTLPLHVEILYNEYNHVAAFSVASLLLVLALCILLLKQWSESRLSRLKSNADEE
- the oscA gene encoding sulfur starvation response protein OscA, with product MSATLRSVEGQDDASILREIQSALHGLRFGSVEITVHNGQVVQIERKEKFRLQQPNPRNN
- a CDS encoding rubredoxin — encoded protein: MKTWICVVCGLIYDEAKGWPDEGIPAGTPWTDVPDDWICPDCGVGKNDFDMQEI
- a CDS encoding DUF962 domain-containing protein translates to MKTLIDQLGQYAEYHRDRRNIATHFVGIPLIVVAVAVLLSRPGTEAFGLWLSPAALASLVSALYYVRLDRRYGLVMTALLVVSLWIGATLAVQGTATWLGAGLGMFVVGWVIQFIGHYYEGRKPAFVDDLTGLIIGPLFVVAELGFLLGLRKDVEHAVEEHAGPTCIREKKAAV
- a CDS encoding autotransporter outer membrane beta-barrel domain-containing protein, giving the protein MGHCQSPCATLVGLCALLLAVPALGDSLSASSRATLLEDSHFLRDAASERIQQIRFSFREPPLDEGQTPAWGRAFGSHGSADADHRAPRRERDIGGLLLGSERKLGNWLAGVMGGYSATSMEVQGADADIHSLHLGAYAGTKIYNQIGVKLGAALSGHDGDSRAADADSGQVFGELSYSLDFRDFSAEGFGELAYVRADSDSLGALGRQRDEIGYSTFGLRGTTRIDLASGRRLTARISPSWRHAFSDSRLEDESGAAVALTRDAFRLDAGLDYQITEQAYAGLFYNGTYAEDARDNGLTARVSLRF
- a CDS encoding fatty acid desaturase; protein product: MSAKPASPRTLNDQQRSAHIREVVMARGNALRQRYPVLNHQDTIGAGILAFALAGMVGSAALYLGGQIAWWACLLLNAFFASLTHELEHDLIHSMYFRKRKVPHNLMMALVWMARPSTINPWIRRHLHLNHHKASGTETDMEERAITNGEPWGLARLLMVGDNVMSSLIRMGRAKSWAHKRSILWRTLKVYAPLALLNWGTWYVFLGFHAVDALSSSIGTPVAWSTGTLEAMHLVNIAVVVLVGPNVLRTFCLHFVSSNMHYYGDVEPGNVIQQTQVLNPWWMWPLQAFCFNFGSTHAIHHFVVKEPFYIRQLTAPVAHKVMREMGVRFNDFGTFARANRWNPKEQPATQPAQPTLG
- the cysT gene encoding sulfate ABC transporter permease subunit CysT — its product is MSRRISPVIPGFGLTLGYTLVYLSLLVLIPLGALFLKTTELTWVQFWTIISAPRVLAALKLSFGTALVAAVINGIIGTLLAWVLVRYDFFGRKVIDAMVDLPFALPTAVAGIALTALYAPAGLVGQFATDLGFKIAYTPLGITLALTFVTLPFVVRTVQPVLADIPREVEEAAACLGARPLQICRHVLLPALLPAWLTGFALAFARGVGEYGSVIFIAGNMPMKTEILPLLIMVKLDQYDYTGATAIGVLMLVVAFVLLLLINLLQRRIETP
- a CDS encoding sulfate ABC transporter substrate-binding protein → MSIRRFALAALASALIAGPAAAATELLNVSYDPTRELYQEYNAAFAKHWKAEGGDNVKVQQSHGGSGKQARAVIDGLKADVVTLALAGDIDELSKLGKLIPENWQARLPQNSTPYTSTIVFLVRKGNPKGIKDWGDLTKAGVEVITPNPKTSGGARWNFLAAWAWAKKQYGSDAKAQEYVKELYKHVPVLDTGARGSTITFVNNQIGDVLLAWENEAFLALKEQGGENFEIIAPSLSILAEPPVSVVDKNVDKKGTRKVAEAYLQYLYSEEGQRIAAKNFYRPRNEKVAAEFAKQFPKLDLVTVDKDFNGWKEAQPKFFNDGGIFDQIYQAQ
- a CDS encoding Crp/Fnr family transcriptional regulator, which codes for MTELNHHHDLLLTGQWFSQLPASLQDELLAMAQLRRLEPGQRLFRRGDPPCGLYAVLEGAIRVGSISESGKEALLVLVEPPHWFGEISLFDGQPRTHDAFAEGRVSLLNVPQAPLLALLQRRPEHWRDFALLMSQKLRLAFIALEEMSLLPAPQRLARRLLMIAEGYGAGTRQRRIIHLAQEQLAMMLALSRQTTNQILKDLEAQDALHLNYGEIEILSPDLLRRAAQGKL
- a CDS encoding AraC family transcriptional regulator — protein: MSEPTTLASWTRALRKQLDALGLDSAALCRHAQLDPALMDDPNARYPLSATTRLWQLAVEASGDPALGLKISTYVSPTTFHALGYALVASGSLREVFERIVRYHQVVSDALELELSREGERYLFRLRVRDDGFEPAPEAVDAFAAIYVRTCRNRIGRDYAPLAVHLRRPPPANPQPWHDVFRAPLAFGADENLLEFAVEDFERPLDDANSELAEHNEAVLKRTLEQLQQPTWSRKVRACLEAQLPNGEPSAERIAQSLHLSLRSLQRHLAEEGCSYEQLLGDTRQALALAYMRDPRCSISEIAYLLGFSDTSSFSRAFKRWTGQSPSQYRDGLPR
- a CDS encoding sulfate/molybdate ABC transporter ATP-binding protein, whose translation is MSIEIRNVSKNFNAFKALNEINLDIHSGELVALLGPSGCGKTTLLRIIAGLETPDVGSIVFHGEDVSQHDVRDRNVGFVFQHYALFRHMTVFDNVAFGLRMKPKRERPSESAIKAKVHELLNMVQLDWLADRYPEQLSGGQRQRIALARALAVEPKILLLDEPFGALDAKVRKELRRWLARLHEEINLTSVFVTHDQEEAMEVADRIVVMNKGVIEQIGAPGEVYENPASDFVYHFLGDSNRLHLGDDQHLLFRPHEVSLSRSEVADHRAAEVRDIRPLGAITRVTLKVDGQDELIEAEVVKDHDSLVGLVRGETLFFKPKVWQKAAGF